From Arachis stenosperma cultivar V10309 chromosome 2, arast.V10309.gnm1.PFL2, whole genome shotgun sequence, one genomic window encodes:
- the LOC130962938 gene encoding uroporphyrinogen decarboxylase 1, chloroplastic-like: MMRQAGRYMAVYRKLAEKYPSFRERSKTTDLIVEISLQPWNAFRPDGVIIFSDIRTPLPAFGVEFDIEDVRGPVIQSPVRSKEGLKALHPIDLEKLSFIGDSLKILCKEVGGDASVLGFMGAPWTIATYIMEGGTTRTYTTIKSMCHTAPHLLRTLLSHLAQAIADYVVFHVESGAHCIQIFDSWGGQLPPDMWQRWSNPYIKEIVDLVKKRCPETPIVLYINGNGGLLEHMKDIGVDVVGLDWTVDMADRRSDLRFFLVLYVEQLPSKPRESTQAELPHQLC; the protein is encoded by the exons ATGATGCGCCAGGCGGGAAGGTACATGGCTGTTTAcagaaagcttgctgagaaaTATCCATCCTTTCGAGAGAGGTCGAAGACAACTGATCTCATAGTGGAAATTTCTTTGCAGCCTTGGAATGCCTTTAGGCCTGATGGAGTGATCATTTTCTCTGACATCCGTACGCCTCTTCCTGCATTTGGGGTCGAATTCGACATTGAAGACGTAAGGGGTCCTGTTATTCAGTCCCCAGTACGTTCTAAGGAGGGACTAAAGGCTCTGCATCCAATTGACCTGGAAAAGCTCAGTTTTATTGGAGATTCACTCAAGATACTGTGCAAGGAG GTTGGTGGTGATGCTTCCGTTTTAGGTTTCATGGGAGCACCTTGGACAATAGCAACATATATAATGGAAGGGGGTACAACACGCACCTATACAACCATTAAGAGTATGTGCCATACAGCACCACATTTATTGCGGACTCTGCTCTCTCATTTGGCGCAAGCAATAGCAGATTATGTTGTTTTCCATGTGGAGTCTGGGGCTCACTGCATACAAATATTTGATTCATGGGGTGGACAACTACCACCTGATATGTGGCAACGCTGGTCAAATCCTTATATCAAAGAG ATTGTAGATTTGGTCAAGAAAAGATGCCCTGAGACACCGATTGTTCTTTATATAAATGGAAATGGTGGCCTTCTTGAGCATATGAAAGATATTGGAGTTGATGTTGTTGGGCTGGACTGGACTGTGGATATGGCAGATCGAAGATCAGATTTAAGATTTTTTCTAGTTCTTTATGTGGAGCAGTTGCCATCGAAGCCAAGAGAGTCCACTCAAGCTGAGTTACCACACCAACTttgttga